The Struthio camelus isolate bStrCam1 chromosome 5, bStrCam1.hap1, whole genome shotgun sequence genome has a segment encoding these proteins:
- the LIN7C gene encoding protein lin-7 homolog C has protein sequence MAALGEPVRLERDICRAIELLEKLQRSGEVPPQKLQALQRVLQSEFCNAVREVYEHVYETVDISSSPEVRANATAKATVAAFAASEGHSHPRVVELPKTEEGLGFNIMGGKEQNSPIYISRIIPGGIADRHGGLKRGDQLLSVNGVSVEGEHHEKAVELLKAAQGKVKLVVRYTPKVLEEMESRFEKMRSAKRRQQN, from the exons ATGGCGGCGCTGGGCGAGCCGGTGCGGCTGGAGCGAG atATCTGCAGAGCAATTGAGTTGCTGGAAAAATTACAGAGAAGTGGAGAAGTGCCACCACAAAAACTACAGGCTTTGCAGAGAGTCCTTCAAAGTGAATTCTGTAATGCTGTAAGGGAG GTGTACGAGCACGTATATGAAACGGTGGACATCAGCAGTAGCCCAGAAGTTAGAGCTAATGCAACAGCAAAG GCTACTGTAGCTGCATTTGCTGCTAGTGAAGGTCATTCCCATCCCAGAGTGGTTGAACTGCCAAAAACCGAAGAAGGTCTTGGATTCAACATCATGGGAGGCAAAGAACAAAATTCTCCAATCTATATCTCTCGAATTATCCCAGGCGGTATAGCTGATAGACATGGGGGCCTGAAACGTGGAGATCAGCTTCTTTCTGTAAATGGAGTG AGTGTTGAAGGTGAACACCATGAAAAAGCTGTAGAACTGCTGAAAGCAGCTCAAGGAAAGGTTAAATTAGTTGTACGATACACACCGAAGGTTCTGGAAGAAATGGAGTCAAGATTTGAAAAAATGAGATCAGCAAAACGCAGGCAGCAAAACTAA